The following coding sequences are from one Diabrotica virgifera virgifera chromosome 2, PGI_DIABVI_V3a window:
- the LOC126880900 gene encoding uncharacterized protein LOC126880900, with product MLAKLIQLIATILGLIKNDYNAEKLRQGLIECNKASKKLRDSMRYAKTIGEKQHLEAQMRQVKTLRNQLKAEQKKGAGLNSRPETAYKRVQWDDSISAFNSRIRTGVISNLKHKDPSSFLVDCKALFKRRIQNALKTDEAVKVNMAFGGEFEVASGDMILNETKYFTTSNSPIYKDTNLDEWFEKKVVEPISRDLEEFQERDSGWALKAVVNLGVNINKFTPQLGSSYIELPPQIKRKKACINVKNDDEACFAWAVISALYPCQTNSALMSSYPHYSSILKLKGIQWPMTIKQIPNFEKQNNISINVYILKKEKNSTILPTFLTKNKKDKHVNLLLVQDKYDEQGPIRYHYVWIKNLSRLLSKQLSNENGTKYFCDACLHYFRSQEKLNFHKTCCKGRSDVICDRCLQPFSSSAHLEAHTDDCERMNETAIKMPEESRKMLRFKNFRNKIKAPFAVYADLESALKRTGDPEKHQEHIPVAVGYFFKCSYDDTLSFYSSYRGKDCMKWFADELNQLAEKVSTVFMCPYDINMTSQQESDFHAATHCHICEQRFSLDDKKVRDHDHLTPDNNYRGAAHEGCNINYKDAHTIPVIFHNLSGYDAHFIVNDIATHIKGPVDLDDARIRFRFVDSFRFMASSLDKLSSYLTEYPNLRSQYTSLPEENFHLLTKKGIMPYDYIDSFTKFSETSLPPIESFYNKLEDRPCPRRHYRRAQDVWSSFSCSTLGDYIDLYMKTDILLLADVFEQFRSSCLKTYNLDPAHYFTLPGFTWDAMLKHTKQELELLTDPDMFLFVERGIRGGLSQVCSKRRVHANNKYMASYDPSKPDSYLIYFDVNNQYGWAMSQFLPYGGFEWVDVNIDVLSIHDDASEGYFLEVDLVYPQHIHDRHKDLPFCPQSLNPKTMLPPKRPREQTKLMATLHDKERYVIYYRALKQALAHGLLLKKIHRVLKFKQSPWLKSYIDLNTNLRKAAKNEFEKNLFKLMNNAVFGKTMENVRKRVDIKLLTEWEGRYGAEARISSPLFKNATIFNENLVAVEMHRAEIWLDKPIYVGMSILDLAKTTIYDFHYGYLDRRFGENFTTCYTDTDSVIVEIREKDPYEAMKTDCHQHFDTSDYPKDNIYGIPQVNKKVLGMMKDENNGCIMTDYIGLRSKLYTTKVAITDNDIKKLRGNLIDQEYEDDEIEILIKNYGVTKKAKGVKKSVVNTKITFEDYVECLDTFTTKAASQNLIRSDKHHVYTITQSKIALSPNDDKRYHLPESYDTLPWGHYLIDNLEMYAD from the coding sequence ATGTTGGCAAAACTTATTCAGTTAATTGCAACCATCTTAGGCTTAATCAAAAATGATTATAATGCTGAAAAGTTAAGACAAGGGTTGATAGAGTGTAATAAGGCATCCAAAAAATTAAGGGACTCTATGAGATATGCCAAGACGATTGGCGAAAAGCAGCACCTCGAAGCCCAGATGCGGCAGGTGAAAACATTAAGAAACCAACTAAAAGCCGAACAGAAGAAGGGGGCGGGACTTAACTCTCGACCGGAGACTGCGTACAAGAGGGTACAATGGGATGACTCTATATCTGCATTCAATTCAAGAATTCGGACTGGTGTCATCTCAAACCTTAAACACAAGGACCCGAGTAGTTTCCTGGTAGATTGCAAAGCTTTGTTTAAGCGACGAATTCAGAACGCTCTTAAGACTGATGAGGCAGTAAAGGTGAATATGGCATTTGGTGGGGAATTTGAAGTAGCCAGCGGAGATATGATCCTAAATGAAACCAAGTATTTCACTACTTCAAACTCTCCCATATACAAAGACACAAACTTGGATGAGTGGTTTGAAAAGAAAGTAGTGGAGCCCATCTCCAGAGATTTGGAAGAATTCCAAGAACGCGATTCTGGATGGGCTCTAAAGGCAGTTGTTAACCTAGGGGTCAACATTAACAAATTTACGCCGCAACTTGGATCCTCCTACATTGAACTTCCCCCTCAGATAAAGCGAAAGAAGGCATGTATCAATGTTAAGAACGATGACGAGGCATGCTTTGCATGGGCTGTCATATCGGCATTATATCCATGTCAAACTAACTCCGCTTTAATGTCATCTTACCCGCACTACTCGAGCATATTAAAACTTAAAGGTATTCAGTGGCCTATGACCATCAAACAGATTCCGAATTTTGAAAAGcagaataatatttcaatcaacgtttacattttgaaaaaggagAAGAACAGTACGATCCTCCCAACCTTCCTAACAAAGAACAAGAAGGATAAACATGTGAATCTTCTTCTTGTTCAAGATAAATATGATGAGCAAGGTCCGATTAGATATCATTACGTTTGGATAAAAAATCTATCCCGGCTCCTTTCCAAACAATTGAGCAATGAAAATGGAACAAAATATTTCTGTGATGCCTGCCTACATTATTTTCGATCACAAGAAAAGTTAAATTTTCATAAGACATGCTGTAAAGGGCGATCAGATGTTATCTGTGATAGGTGTTTACAACCATTTTCATCATCTGCACATCTAGAAGCCCATACCGACGATTGTGAAAGAATGAATGAAACAGCCATCAAAATGCCAGAAGAAAGTCGTAAAATGTTAAGATTTAAGAATTTCAGGAATAAGATTAAAGCCCCCTTCGCCGTATACGCAGATCTCGAAAGTGCTTTGAAGCGTACAGGAGATCCTGAGAAACATCAAGAACATATTCCTGTAGCAGTTGGGTATTTCTTCAAATGTTCATATGATGATACCCTATCATTTTATAGCTCATATCGAGGAAAGGATTGCATGAAATGGTTCGCAGATGAACTTAATCAGCTTGCTGAGAAAGTTTCTACAGTGTTCATGTGCCCATATGATATAAATATGACATCTCAACAAGAGAGTGATTTTCATGCAGCCACGCATTGTCATATCTGCGAGCAACGCTTCTCCCTCGACGATAAGAAAGTGCGGGACCACGACCACCTCACTCCAGATAATAACTACAGAGGGGCTGCCCATGAAGGGTGTAACATTAATTACAAAGATGCTCACACTATCCCAGTGATATTTCATAACCTTAGCGGATATGACGCCCATTTCATTGTTAATGATATTGCTACACATATCAAAGGCCCCGTAGATCTTGATGATGCTCGAATTAGATTCCGTTTTGTCGATAGTTTTCGATTCATGGCTTCTTCTCTCGATAAGCTCTCTTCATATTTGACCGAATATCCTAATCTCCGATCCCAATATACTTCACTTCCTGAGGAGAATTTTCACCTTCTAACTAAGAAAGGTATCATGCCATATGATTATATTGATTCATTTACAAAATTTAGTGAAACGTCTCTACCTCCTATCGAGTCTTTTTACAATAAACTTGAGGATAGACCATGTCCTCGTCGACATTATCGTAGAGCCCAAGATGTATGGTCTTCATTCTCATGTTCCACTCTCGGGGATTATATTGATTTATACATGAAAAcagacattcttcttcttgccgACGTCTTTGAGCAATTTCGATCCAGTTGTCTCAAAACATATAATCTTGACCCAGCTCATTACTTTACTCTTCCCGGCTTCACGTGGGATGCAATGCTTAAACATACAAAACAGGAACTGGAGCTTCTAACAGATCCAGATATGTTTTTGTTTGTGGAGCGTGGTATTCGCGGTGGTTTGAGTCAAGTATGCTCGAAACGCCGCGTTCACGCCAATAACAAGTATATGGCATCTTACGATCCTTCGAAGCCTGACTCCTATCTGATATATTTCGATGTCAATAATCAATATGGATGGGCGATGTCGCAATTCCTTCCGTATGGAGGGTTCGAGTGGGTCGATGTCAACATTGATGTCCTGTCCATACATGACGATGCTTCTGAAGGGTACTTTCTCGAGGTTGATCTGGTGTACCCCCAACATATCCACGATCGTCATAAAGATCTCCCGTTTTGTCCTCAATCATTGAACCCTAAAACTATGCTTCCTCCTAAACGACCGCGAGAGCAAACCAAATTGATGGCTACCCTTCATGATAAAGAAAGATACGTAATTTATTACAGGGCCTTGAAGCAAGCGCTAGCTCACGGATTGCTGCTAAAAAAGATTCATCGCGTCCTGAAATTTAAGCAGTCTCCTTGGTTAAAGAGCTACATCGACTTGAATACAAATCTCCGGAAGGCAGCGAAAAATGAATTTGAGAAAAACCTTTTTAAGCTCATGAACAACGCGGTGTTCGGCAAGACCATGGAGAATGTGCGCAAGCGCGTTGATATTAAATTGCTTACTGAATGGGAGGGTCGTTACGGAGCTGAAGCTAGAATAAGCAGTCCATTGTTTAAAAATGCTactatttttaatgaaaatttggtaGCTGTCGAGATGCATAGAGCGGAAATATGGTTAGATAAACCAATATATGTGGGCATGAGTATATTGGATTTGGCTAAAACTACGATATATGATTTTCACTATGGGTATTTAGATAGAAGGTTTGGTGAGAACTTTACGACCTGCTATACAGATACCGATAGTGTGATCGTGGAAATAAGGGAAAAAGATCCTTATGAGGCTATGAAAACAGACTGCCATCAGCACTTTGACACTTCTGACTATCCTAAAGACAATATTTATGGCATTCCCCAGGTTAACAAGAAGGTGTTGGGTATGATGAAGGATGAGAATAATGGCTGCATTATGACTGACTACATAGGGCTACGATCTAAATTATATACAACAAAAGTAGCTATCACAGATAATGACATCAAAAAACTGAGGGGGAATTTGATAGATCAGGAGTATGAGGACGATGAGATTGAAATACTTATTAAAAATTATGGTGTGACAAAGAAGGCGAAGGGGGTTAAGAAATCTGTTGTAAACACTAAAATTACTTTCGAAGACTACGTCGAGTGTTTAGATACCTTTACAACAAAGGCAGCCTCACAGAATCTAATACGCTCAGATAAGCACCATGTTTATACCATAACACAAAGCAAGATTGCGCTCAGCCCCAATGATGATAAAAGATATCACCTTCCGGAGTCTTATGATACGCTTCCGTGGGGGCACTATTTAATTGATAATCTTGAGATGTATGCTGATTAA